TTTGGCATTGGAAATCGTATGGGGGCATTGAGTCAAAGTTAAAACCCCTGATGCGTCGAAAAACCATCCTCGTGAAATATCGTTGTACTTGCTCAAGTTTCGTAGTCCAAACTATAGCTGCAGAATTCCAAACAATACATGCGGATTCTATAGGGGTACGGACTAAACAACAAAAGAGCGCTTTCAAACAGGTCGGATCTCTGATGTCAGTTCTGAGCCTATGGTTAAGGCCGAAAACTTTAAAAGCTTCCATTAAAACGGTTATGAAATTGAAAGTTAAAGTTAATTTGCAATCGAGGGTCCCTCTCAAATCACAGATTTCACTAACATGACATAGTTGGACAGAGTTAGGGTAGTAATTACAGTGAATTGGTTTACGGGCACGAGAGAAGGAAATAATAGAACATTTACTAGAACATAAATCTAGGAAATTGACAGAACACCAATGTGAGAAGTAgtctaatttttctttttgttataGTATTATCTGAGATAAAGGCAATGAGTAACGTTTCTGTACTTGGTTTTTCTGGGGTAGGTACGTTCCATTTCAAAAGCACTCAAAAGGCATGATTCAAGATTGTGATCTGAAACAGGCTTGTCATAAAGCTATAGATTAGTGAGTGCAGATTGCTGTCATCGGTTCCTGTTTACCTGCAAAATCATCTATCTTATCTATAGATAGCTGCTTGAAGATTATTATTTACACAATACTCATTGATTACTCGAAACATTTCGTGTTCAATCATCTTTCTTGTTTATCTTTCTGCCACCAAATACCACGTTATTCTTTGATGGTCTTAACGACCGTTTTAAACCCGTACCAATCTAATTTTGTTCATTGATCGCGTTTTAATACGCTTCCAAATCCTCATGGTATATTACTTATTGTCAGCattcacatatttttttatttgtcatttatttgatggtttcaaattaatttgccaaattttgccaaaaatttgGCATTTGccaaattgtaaaaattaaaaaaaggtaaaaaatctATTATTTTTACGTGATCCTCaagattttatttgttgtttcgatGCAATACAATCCTTTAATTACAAAACTTTGAAACACTGCGAAAAAAAGCTACTAGGAAAAGATAGGCTGATCTTAATTcgattacacatttttttgttttaattcataATCATCCAAAGTAGCAGAAGTTGATGAAAATCGACTTTTCAAAAACAGCTAGACAGAAACGGCATTCATCAACCGCCTGTCGAAGAATTGAAAGTTTTAGGTGTCTTTCAGAAGGTTAGGTTAACTGAGCTATTGCTATGACGACTAATTGACCATAACTCCATGGTATCTCCTACTTCAGTTTAATCTGACCAACCTTCCATAACGAAATGTGTGCTTCGGTAGCGATCAGCGGATAGTTACgctaaaaaatacatttggaTCGAGGAGAACGCAAATACTACTTGGTTGTAAAAACTTAtgcttttaattataatattcctcgataaaaaaaacgatctaGCTATACCAAGATGGAGTTTGAAAAGTAATGATACGGAGCACGAACCACTTTTGTGGCTTAGTGTACAAAAGCAATTTCGTCTATGTCAACTTATTATCATCGTTACACGCGAACaaacggaccggtccaaaatttcatccagaccaatcccccgtagcaagggctacgtggtaaaataagtcgatacggtcaggccgttctaacgaaaacaaaaaaaaaattatcaccGTCAtatatcataaaaaataaataaaataatatttttttatcttaattcatttgaaatatatttgcaGGTGTCTGTGCGATCCAAATCAAGTGATCTGAGAGGCTTTGGTAGAGGTCACATTTGTGGTGGAAGTTTGATCACTGCTAATACTGTTTTAACCGCTGCACATTGCTTAGTGGACGATAGAGACAATCCACGACTTGCAAATTATTTTCGTGTTGTAGGTGGCAGCGTCTACCGGAACACTCAGACAGTAAATACATTTATCTccgatgtaaaaaaaattgttgttcaCAACAAATACAAGTCAAAAGGATTTCTCAACGACGTGGGAGTGATGATAGTATGTTATACATTTGGCTTTGAATCTTATATATGTTAtataattgcataattttttttgttcaactatATCTTAATTAGCTATCCAATAACGTTCCAAGTACTCATCCCTCTCTGCAACCTATTGCCACCGTTGTTCAAGTTCCTCCCGATGGTACGATATGCCGTGCGAGTGGATGGGGCAGTATTTTCTACGTGAGTAACTAGTCTTAACTCTTtcggtttatgttttgtgataTTTGCTCTACAGTAGTGGATTTCATCTGTTTGTAGGATGGCCCCTCAAGTGATGTTTTAAAAGCGGTTAATATCTCTATTATATCCAAAGCAAGATGTAACGCTGTGTCCAGCTACGGAGGATCTATCGTTCAAGGTATGATCTGTGCAGGGAATATGTCCGGCGGAGAAGACGCATGCCAAGGTGACTCTGGTGGACCGCTTGTTTGTAATGGGATTCTGGCTGGCGTGGTTTCACATGGCGTGGATTGTGCACGTCCAAATTTCCCTGGTGTATATAGCGACGTAGCATACTTTCGTGAATGGATTATAAAGAATCATTCTAATATGATTCAAACCTCATTTCTAATAACGGGCTTGTGCTTGTTTTATATTGTTATGATGTACATGGCTGATTCAAGACTGTATATATAATTAGCAtgatttgttatttaaaataaaatagtaaaactaCTATACGCACACCAGTCACTGATCATTTTATCTAATGTGATGCGCTAGTGGTGTTTGTTGGCAACCACCCTGTGTTGTAATGCTGGCACTCCCAAAGACCCAAGCTGGCACTCCCAAGGGATGATTGGAATGCGGAAGATTCGAAGGTCCGATCTCTTGAAGGATTCGA
This sequence is a window from Anopheles marshallii chromosome X, idAnoMarsDA_429_01, whole genome shotgun sequence. Protein-coding genes within it:
- the LOC128711114 gene encoding trypsin-2-like; the protein is MIKICSIHLNVASVILIFCYCVLSSVCSADESRIVGGSTVKEMEITYQVSVRSKSSDLRGFGRGHICGGSLITANTVLTAAHCLVDDRDNPRLANYFRVVGGSVYRNTQTVNTFISDVKKIVVHNKYKSKGFLNDVGVMILSNNVPSTHPSLQPIATVVQVPPDGTICRASGWGSIFYDGPSSDVLKAVNISIISKARCNAVSSYGGSIVQGMICAGNMSGGEDACQGDSGGPLVCNGILAGVVSHGVDCARPNFPGVYSDVAYFREWIIKNHSNMIQTSFLITGLCLFYIVMMYMADSRLYI